The genomic interval TGCAGCTTGTTTGTCCCCCTCACCCTAGCCCTCTCCCTCCAGGGGCGAGGGAACAAGAGCGGAAGATATTGCTCCGGAAGCGATGGAGGTCGGCTCTCGCCGGAATAACAATCCCCTCCTTGGACGTGTGATGCATATTCCCAGGAACCTACGCTCGCCTGCCGGGCGCTGAGCGTCGGACCGGGAAGAACCCACCCCCCTGTCCGAGGAGGGGAGGGGGGCGGGTCCCCTCCTCGGAGGGGTGGCCGAAGGCCGGGGTGGGTGCCTTCTCGGCCGGTGGATAACGCAATACGCATCACACGTCTTGGAGGGGTGGCCCGAAGGGCCGGGGCGGGTCCCGCCGACTCTAACGCGCTCCGGCCCTGAGGCTGCAACCCACCCCGCTGCTCCGCATCACACGTCCCAGGAGGGGATAAGACTGAGGGAAGAAGACGTGTCATGCAACTGAAGCAATATCAGGCCGATGCGCTGGCTGTTCTGCGTCGCTTCTTTGAAGAAGCCCGCATGGTCGGGCCGAAGAACGCCTATGAAACCATCACTAAAGAATCCGACTATGCGGACCGGCTCGGACGTTGGAAATGGACGAGGATGAATTTACGATCCGGGAGACCGCACGCAGCTTTGAGATCGACATTGACGGCAGGCACGTCACTCATCAGTTCGCCGGCGAGGAAGAACAACTCACGCTGAATATAGACGTGGCAGGCTGGATGCCTGAAGCCCTGGTCGTGTGGCTCGACCGGCAGGTACGTCAGCTCGACATCGGGCAGGGTGAATTGGTCAAGTGGCTTTCCGACCTTGTCAACCACCTGATGATCGGACGGGGTCTTCATATTGCCGCACTCATGCGCTGCAAGTTTATCCTGGCGCGAAAGATACGAGACAAGATCAGGGCCATTCGCCGGCAAGAACGGAAGAGCGCTTACCAAAGACAAGTTCTACCCCGACTTTGTGGCGCTGCTGCATGATGGACGGCTGCTCGTTGTCGAATATAAAGGCGCGCATATCGCGGACGGAGCGGATACTGCGGAGAAGCGGACGATTGGCGAGCTGTGGGAACGCAAAAGCAACGGCACGGGCCTGTTCAGCCTTGTCGAGAAAAACGTCAACGGGAAGAATGCGCGTCAGCAGTTGATGGAGCGAATCGGAGCCGCTTGAGACAACACCACTCCGCTTAACAAGACTGCTATGGATGCAGGACGGTCTTGCGCTGGCTGACGGCTTCGATCTTGTCCCGTGAGTACAGGACGGGGAAGTATTTTCCCGCCTGCCACAATGGAACGAGGTCTCGGTAGTGCGGGTCGTCCGGGTTGCCGGACTGTCCGGGCGCGTTCACGCCCAGCGAGCGATCCCAGTCCGACAGGTCGGCAATAATCCGAAAGGACGCCCCGGTCTCCTGGGCTGCACTGTTGTCGGTGTTGTTGAGGGTGAAGTTATCCCCGCCCCGGGCGATGGGACCGACCTCAAGGCGTTCGGCATAGGCGGGGTTGACGGCCTTGCCGAGCGGGTGGGGCATCAGGATGTGATGGTACTCGGCCTGACCGTAGGTCCAGGCCTGCGGCTCGGGACCGAAACGCTCGGTCAGGCTCTGCACGGCCTGTTCCAGGCTGGTCAGGACAAACTGGTCGCGGCCCGCAGTCGGATCGTCGCCATAGCGCTCGTCCGGGGCGAGCAGACTGTTGAGCACGGGCTGGAGGGCGATATCGGGAAAGTGCTCGTGCAGGGCCGGGGGGACGGAGCGGTCAAGAAAATTCTTCCACAGGCGCTCCTGCCAGGCTGCATAAATACCGGCGGCGACCGAGTCTTTGGCCAGGACAGAGTCCCAGCCGCGCAGGGTTTCAAGCGCCTGCTGAACCGGCGGCTGGTCGGAGTGCAGGCCGCTGAGCAGGGGCACGAGGGTGCGGGCCGGAATGGACAGCTCGTCGTTCTGTAGCCGCATCATGTCCATGGTGGTGAACTGCCGGCCGCTGGCCAGGACTTCCTGGGCGCGGGCAAAGCGGTAGGGCTCGATCCAGAAATAGCTGATCGGGTAGGGGTAGTCGGCCGGCAGGTTTTCCTGGTTGGCGGTAGCCCAGAAGCCCTGGGGCGGATTGAAGACGTGGGGCAGCTGTTCGATCGGCAGATAGCCGTCCCACTCGAAGCGACCGTCGCCCGGCACCGGCAGCAGGCCGCTCCAGTTCGGCCGCAGGGGAACGATGCCGACAGCCTGCCAGCCGATGTTGCCTTCCAGGTCGGCCCAGACCATGTTCTCCGAGGGTGCCCGGGAGTAGGAACACGCCTCGCGGAACTCCTCCCAGTTTTTGGCCTGGTCCATGCGCAGGCTGGACAGATATGGCGCCCCGCCGATTTCCCGCCAGGCGGCCCGCAGGGCATAGGCGCGTCGGGTGTCCGGGTCGGTCTTCAGGACCGGGCCGTGACGGGTGTAGCGCAACTCGACCCTGACCGGTTCCTGGCCTTTGACCGGTATCGTCTCCGTGTAGACGCGCATGTTTTGCCACTCGCCCAGGTAGCGGTACTGGTTCGGGTTGTCGGGATTGGTCTCGTACACGTACAAGTCTTCGGTGTCGGTCGGAAAGATGGTCAGCCCCCAGGCGCCGTATTCGTTGTGACCGATCGACACGCCGGGCAGGTGCGGCTCACCGCCGCCAATCACGTTCCAGCCCGGCGCGACCAGGTGGACCCAGTAGCGGAGTGACGGGGCGGTGATGGCGCGGTGCGGGTCGTTGACCATGAACGGCTGACGACTCAGGGTATGGGAGCCGGCCACCACCCAGTTGTTGCTGCCCTCACTGTCGGTCTGGGCCGGCTGCTCGGTGGGCGCGGCCGGCTCGCCCTGATCGGCGGGCGTGGCCCGGGCGGCCGGGTCAACAATATCCTCGGGCGCGAACTCCACCCGCTGTCGGGCGGCGGTGTAGTATTTGTCAACATCGGCCGGTATGGCGGCCAGATCCAGGCCCTCGGCAACGCTCAGGTCGGGCCTGCCAGGGTGCAGGTTCAACAGCTCACGCGCTGTGTCCGGTCCGAGGTCGGGCAGCACCCTGGCCAGACGCAGTTCGATCTGGAGATTCAGAAAAATCCCGCCCAAGCGAGACACCACGATGTCCGGGGTCCAGGCTTGGGGCTGGATGCCGAGCAGCTGGAACTCGACCGGCAGGAGTTCGGGCTGCTGCCGGGTCTGGGCGATATAGGCGTTAATGCCGTTGACGAAAGCGGTGATGATCTGCTCGCCCTGGGGATGGTAGTGGTACATATCAAGGCGCAGGTCGCCCCGGGGGCGCAGCAGACGCGCGCCAATATCACGGTCGAGCGCCTTGGGGCCCTGAATCTCGGCCAGGGTGCCGGTGACCCGACGGCGCCAGATTTCGAGCTGAAACAAACGGTCGCGGGCCGCGTTATAGCCCTGGGCAAAGAACAGGTCGTCCTGGTTGCGGGCGTAGATGTGGGAGATGCCCCAGCG from Desulfurellaceae bacterium carries:
- a CDS encoding penicillin acylase family protein; translated protein: MKSGGVHVIVMSLLAVILSLPLSTLRAEEQATRVQVAGLNEAVEILTDRWGISHIYARNQDDLFFAQGYNAARDRLFQLEIWRRRVTGTLAEIQGPKALDRDIGARLLRPRGDLRLDMYHYHPQGEQIITAFVNGINAYIAQTRQQPELLPVEFQLLGIQPQAWTPDIVVSRLGGIFLNLQIELRLARVLPDLGPDTARELLNLHPGRPDLSVAEGLDLAAIPADVDKYYTAARQRVEFAPEDIVDPAARATPADQGEPAAPTEQPAQTDSEGSNNWVVAGSHTLSRQPFMVNDPHRAITAPSLRYWVHLVAPGWNVIGGGEPHLPGVSIGHNEYGAWGLTIFPTDTEDLYVYETNPDNPNQYRYLGEWQNMRVYTETIPVKGQEPVRVELRYTRHGPVLKTDPDTRRAYALRAAWREIGGAPYLSSLRMDQAKNWEEFREACSYSRAPSENMVWADLEGNIGWQAVGIVPLRPNWSGLLPVPGDGRFEWDGYLPIEQLPHVFNPPQGFWATANQENLPADYPYPISYFWIEPYRFARAQEVLASGRQFTTMDMMRLQNDELSIPARTLVPLLSGLHSDQPPVQQALETLRGWDSVLAKDSVAAGIYAAWQERLWKNFLDRSVPPALHEHFPDIALQPVLNSLLAPDERYGDDPTAGRDQFVLTSLEQAVQSLTERFGPEPQAWTYGQAEYHHILMPHPLGKAVNPAYAERLEVGPIARGGDNFTLNNTDNSAAQETGASFRIIADLSDWDRSLGVNAPGQSGNPDDPHYRDLVPLWQAGKYFPVLYSRDKIEAVSQRKTVLHP